Sequence from the Schistocerca gregaria isolate iqSchGreg1 unplaced genomic scaffold, iqSchGreg1.2 ptg000691l, whole genome shotgun sequence genome:
TCACAATGgcagaaaaaaaagtgaaatactaGATCCAGACAGAAAAGACAAAGTACCAGCGTCCGGTTTTTCTTGCAAGTGTTCTAAAAGGGTCAGAAACATGTTCAGCTGCTcgaattttgcttgttgaatataCAAATtgaccaaaggaaaaaaaagggaaatCGTCGCTTTGCCATCCGCTACATAGTTTTTGAAAATTTGCTTGATGTTGTTTTCAGCCTAAGGTCATCGATTGTTTAGAGATTAGAGTGAGATAGAGGCGTATCCTGGTTTTGGCATCTCGCATCCATAAAAAAATTTATGCACATATGCACCTACTTTGAACGATTTTTTTGCTTTTGGACCACCAACTAGTAGGACATAGGAGTTCCATTCTTTCAAATAGCGTTGTTACGGGGGACCCAAGTTGACCGTTAATAATTCGAGGCTGGAGCTGCCGGGTTATATCGGCGAAAAAGGGCCGCGAGAGCATCGATTCGAGCGTTCATAGGTCGCCGCTAGTATGCCATATGAAAAGCTTGTTTCTGAATGCATCGGCCACGTATTCGCGGGACATACTATCTCTAGAAATGGCAATTTCGGTATTTTTTTTGAATTTGGATTGCATCCTCTGGGAATTGAGGTACTCTACTCTGACGCTGCAGTTAGACACGTTCATGTTGTAGACAGGTTGCGACGGGACAAACGCCGAAGGCAGCAGAAAAAAATAGCCAAATGGGCGGGTAATTTAGAAATGGAAGACAAGGTTCAGGCGAGGCTTCTTTCGTCCGTGACGGAAATAGACGTGAATTTGGTTTCAGGCTTTCAAAGAGCAATCAAAATTAATGACAAATTCGATTTGTTCGTGCCAAAGTCAGTTCGGCGCTGCGCGATGAAAAAAATCTGTCAAGTTGAGAGGCTACTGGAAGAACGCGCATGTTCATAAAGGAAATCGCGGGGCCCTTTGTATTCGTGGTAGGGCAGTCTGAGCTCTGGCTTCGACGTTAGAACGGGACTGGGTTGTTCGAAGAAAAACACTATCTTGGCTCAAAAGCGCCAGGAGTCTGAGGCGAATGGCGGCCCGATAAACCCGCTGCATGATCCGAGTGCTTGACACATTCGAAATGTACCAACATTTTGCAAGGTCCGTTTCTCCCTTCTTCAATAAAACATTGGCAGCTCTGCATGACACTTCCAGTGACCAAGCTGCGGCCGAATTGATAGAAGGAAGCAGAGGCTTGTTTCGCTTGGCTTTTTATTAGGGTGTATGGGACATAGTGCATTTGAGACAAGGGGGCGCGTTTGAGATAGCTGAAATTTCTAAAAATGGATCAGCGTCATCAAGGTCTCGTCGAGGTGGATGAGTGAAATTTCCAGTCGCTCTTGGATGGTTGTTAGCTCTTCTAAAGTCTGTCTTTCGCTTGGAGTTAAAATTTCGTAGTGCTTGTCGTACATGCCGAGGGCCGAGAAAATGcgctcttcttctttctttttgttgaTCAGATCCGCGTGGTTCTGAAGTGTATAGCGAAGGCGATGCCGGAGGTTTCGCATGATTTTGTAGATTTCGCAAGTTTGCAGGTTCATTACGTGGTCCCACCGGACGTTCCAGAGATAGAACATTTTGTCGGCTCGGTGGTCGCTGGTTCGCGGTACTTCTTGAAGCTGAACGTAGTTTTGAGAAAGCATTTTGTACAGGCAATCTCGAGTTTCTTTGATGGGGATCATAGCCATCTCGGACACTTGCTTTTGTTCAAGGAGCTTCTTTATTCGGAGCAGCCGAAAGATCCGCAGTCCGTCTCGGTCGAACTTGCTTAGAATGATGGATTCGACCATGTTCTGTTTTAGTACTTGCACGATACCGGACAGGTTGATGGTGAAGATAGAGGGTTGGACTTGAATGAGGAAGTCGCAGCTACATCTAGTCATGAGATCGAGGTAGTTTTTGAGACATTGTTTCGTGATTTGGTTGGTTGCGGGGTTTTTTTCCGAGCGCTCTGGATTTGTCAAGTTGTTGAACAGCCTTTCTTCGGAAATCAGGCGACTGGATtcgttgatttcaaacatttcttttATGATTTCGGAGGCCGAGATGTCGATTTTTTGGGCTACGAGTTGGATGCAGGCGTCCTTGCACGCTTCGAAGTTGAACCGATTGTAGTTGACGCACCACCGAGACTCATCTTTCTCGAGGTTCATTAGGGCCTGAACGTTTTGCATGGTGCTCGGGAGGTTCACATTGGCTGAGACAGGGGTTTGTTGGTCGGTGAAGCCCGGTTCGGTGCTGAGTTGATGAAAGGAGTTCGCTAGTTGATTTAGGTTGATGGATTCTGTGTCTTGGCCGAGATGCTGCGAATTGGCACCGTCGTTTGCAGCATTGGCTTCTTGATAGAGAAAGAACTCTGGTGCAGTACTCAAAACGTGCTCCGCGGAGGATGAATGTTTGAATCTCTTCGCGGCTGGTTCCGAAGAAGGCGAGGATTTTTTCTCTGTCTTTCTGGAGGACATTTTTCTTTTTTGAGGCGGTTGGGTAGTCGAATTGAGAACATCGCGGTTCCAGACGTCGAGGTTTTCGGATGGGTTCTTGCTCAATAAGGACTGAGAGTCCGAGTCATTGCCCATGACCTGGACGATGTATTTGCTATCTTTGAGACGCTTGAAGGCATCGAGATAGGCCAAGGTCTGTTCGGCCTTGTTTCGTTGCGGATCTACCAAGTAGGAGAGCAGCGTGCTGATGTTCGCGCGGCCGAAGAGCAGCAGCTGACTGATGATATTTTCGGCATAGAATCCCAACTTGTCGCGAGCTTGCAAGGTGTACAGGGAAAATCTGATTCGAATCAAAATGTTGCCTATAAGGACGCTGTACTTGTAGATCACGATGTCTCGAGCGTGGACGTCGTCCGAGGGAGCGGGAACTGGATTGTGCTTGTAGTTTTCTTTCACTACGATGTAATTGTGTTGAATTCCGCTCAATAGACAGTCGCAAACCAACAGCCTCTCTAGACCGGAGAACTTGACGATTTCGTCCAAGGTCGACTCGCCCCTCTCCATCAAGGTGCTGCACACGATCTGCGAGTGGATGGGGGTACAGTGAGGACGAGGGGTTCAGGAAAGGAATAGGTGGTTATTGAGTGGCTCTGCTCGAACTCAAAAAAAAGGGGATAAGTTGACAAATGGTTCTGCAAAAAATTCGACGGAAGGGCCGCGTGGCCCTAGCTCCCGACACCAAAGTCTGCGGTTTGCTATCCATAAACGTGAGAAGAAGTCGCATTCAGAAGAAATCGGTACAAAATCGGGGTTGGGTTTCGTACGCGAGTGGGTAGGCCAAATTCTTCACCTACCAAGTCGCATGCCAGCTGTATTTTGGGGACCGCCATAGTGCACCAGAGACATGCTAGCGAGCTTTGTCCCGGGGTCGGCAAAACCTAAATCTTCTCTAATCGGAACGCGCTCGGAAAAAACATTTTGCGAAAATCTCTAAAACGAAATTGCAGGCGCAAGCGAAGGCTCAACGCCGAGAGGCGTGAACGGGCTCGACGAGCGCGGGGAGCGGGGCCCCGAGTTGGGATGAGGGGCTTGGCGAAGGCGGCACTCGCCGGGGAATTAGGGCGCAAAGTCCCGCGGCGGCCTTGAAGGAGGCTACGAGGGATCTCTAGACGAAAGATAGTGCGGTTTGAAGGACGGGGCGACGGCGACGAGCGGAGGGCGTGCTCCGGTCGGGCCTTTAGGGGGGTGGTTCGTCCACGATGGGACCTGGTCCAAAAAAAGCCCGTCGCGACGAGAGTGAGCGCGGGGCCGTTCACTGCTCTCGTTTTGCAGTCGTTACGCGCTGGGGGCGCCGCCGAGCGAGTCTCGGTTCTGGCGTGGGCGGGGTTGCCCAGAaaagcagaaaattttatttttctaaaagTATGTCTCAGCTGTTTGAGGGGCAGTACGTATACTAGCCGCGCATGAATACGCTAGGACATGAGCGCGCGGAGCACGTTCAGAAAAACTAGCAATGGAAAACAGTTATGCTAGAGGTGTTTACTCGAAAAACCGCATAAGCTACTCCTTTCCCAGGAAGAAGAATTACCACGACGAAAACGGAAATGACTTAGTTGGGCACTGCTTCGGCGTGAACGCCATAGCGTGCGATCAGGAGCGATCAATCGTGTACAGCGCTGGTCGCGACACGACGATACGCGCTTGGAATTACAAAACCCTGTTCGAGGACACGGGTGATTGCATACGCGATCTAGGGGAATGgctgtgtgacagcgagggcaatGACGCAGGTCAAGTAGTACGCCCAAGGTCGAGCAAATGCAGAATGGTTTTTGACAAATTTTGCTGACGACCCTACCCCTAAACCAAATTCTAGAGTCAGAACATTGGCTTTATGAACTGCTTCGAGTACCACAACGACTGGGTGAATGACATTTCGCTGTTGCAGCGCGGAACGAAGTGTGCGTAGAAAGGCGGCAGAGCCGCTCGTAAAAGCGGACGTGTGTGCAAAGACGCTCGGACGTACAATTCTTTGTTCCCCCTGACGAGAGATTTTTAGTGGTTAGCTGTAGCAACGACTGCAATCTGATAATGGCCCCGCTAGAATTCGAGGGAGACTCGGTGAAGCTCAAGGACCGCGTTAGTTACATAGACATTAGCACTGATTACGTTAAAAAGGTTAAATGCTTCGAAAAGAACGGGTCAATCAATCTGTTCTCGATGGGATTTGACAGAAATATTCGTTACTTTCAGATTCCCCAAAGCGGGGATGCAATATCCGTACACGAGATGTCCGTCAAGTATTCTCCCTATTCGATGGCAGTGGAGGACCGCGGGAGCTATTACTTGATCGCTGTAGGCGGCACCGAGTCGCACATTACGTTCTACGAAACGCGGAcagaaaagaaaattcgcagactgaAGGGAAACACGGACAACATCAAGGCGCTGTTGCTAGACCAGGAGAAAGACCAATGTATTTCTGGCACCTCGGGGGGCTTCGTCAACGTGTGGGACTTCAGAAGCGAGGGAAACAAGCCTATCAAGACGTTACGCATTCACGAGGATTCTGTTTGGTGTTTTTCTAGAATTCCGCAGGACTTGCTCGGCACGAAAAACTTCGCACCCGACTCGCCCTTGAGCGCTCCGGAGTCTTCCTCCTGGCTGGTTTCTGGGGGTAGAGATGGCAAGATTTTCCTCACAGAACTCGAAAAAAACGTCAATATTCTTTTTTGTCGCGACCTGCCTCCAGTGTTGAGTCTGCTCCCCCTATCCGAGCGGGGGGGCTCGTCCGCGCCCGTTCTGTCCATCTGGGCATCGACGAGCGAAGCGAACGTCTTCAACTGGATGCTCCAGCCGCAGGAAAAAGGCGTTGAGAGCTACTCCGCGCCGCTCGATCTCGAGCCGCCGCCCTCCGTCCGGCCGGACTACTTCTCGGCCTTTTGCGAGGTCAACGACGTTTTATGCGTGCAGGAGCCGGAGTCTATGAGGCCGGTGCTGACGAAAGAGGAGGCCCGCGTAAAAACGCCCTCTTCGTCCTACATCGTCGACTACCACATATTGAATGACAAAAGGCATATTTTGACCAAAGATTCCGACAACAGGGTCCATCTGTGGAACGTGCTGAGCGCGACAGTGGAGAAGGACTATGGCAAGGCGTGCGTCGAGACCGTCCTCGAAGAGCTCAACCGAAAAGTTTACGTCCCTTCGTGGTTCACAGTCGAAAAAAAAGCTGGGGTACGAAACGTCGTCGTCAaggcgcagttttttttttttttttgattttactGACAACAATTTTCGTTCAGAGTTTGAACATTGTCTTGAACCCCGCAGATTTCCTCAATTCGCACGTGAGTCTGATGGATCTGGGCATACGGACGAAAGGTGGCGTTTCGCTGGGTCTCGAAACGTTGAGGTCTTTGTTCAGGACGAGGATTGGTGGTCAAACTGCTGCTCACTTGAATTCTTCGGCTGGAAGCCGGTCGTCTAGCACCGCCGATCAAGGCTCGCAATCTTTCAAAATTCACTCGCTCAGCAGCTTTTCGTCAGCCCACTACGTGTCGTCATCCAAGCACGAGCAGGACGCGGAGGAGGCGATGTCCAGTTCTGCGATGTACGAAGAATCTACGCACTTCACGGAGGAGAACGACAGTTATTTGAGCGAGTCTTACAGCGACACGGCTCATCTTCAGGTATATGGGGAACAGCTGTCTGGAGAGAAGAGCAATTCGGTAGTTCACTTGGGGGGGTATCTTAAACCTTATTGTAATCAATTGAATTCTGTCTTCAACGTCTCTCCTTTGTCTTATATCACCTGCACCAGTGGGCTGAAGTGCATCCTCAGGTGTCGAGTGGGAGACGCGTTCAAGTACGAGGTTCCAGGTTGGGTGCACAGTCTGTTCACAGCGCAGCCGCAAAGCACAGTCATTCCGCTGAGTCTGATGAGGGTCGAAAAAGTTAATGAGAAGCTCATGCCGTATTGCGGCGGCTTTTCGAAGAAGGAGGACAACGCCGAGGGGACTTTCAAGCTCTGTGATCTGCGCGACAGTTTGGCGGACCAAATAGACGTTCCGGCCAGCTCGATTGAATTTTATTGCGGAAATGCGCACTTGGCCGACATGGAGATGGACATTCAGTCTGTCAAGTATTATCACGGGAATCCCAGGTCGGACAAGTTGGTGATATCTTATCTTTGCGGCTGAATAAAGTTGTACGTTTCTCGAAAaagttttcaaaaaaagaaaaaaaaaaatagggtaAACGAAAGTCAAATTTTTTCTCCCATCGTCATTAATACTAGAGCCAGGGAGTCCAGCCTTCGTACATTCTGAAGAGGTTTTCGTTGTTGGTCGCCTCGttgatgagcagctgtacctgttcttCGACGGACAAGATGCAGGGGACTTGGTCCGGTCGGTCGCGAGAGAGGCGTGGGTCGGATCCGTCGAG
This genomic interval carries:
- the LOC126319922 gene encoding DNA-directed RNA polymerase III subunit rpc3-like, coding for MAVPKIQLACDLVGEEFGLPTRIVCSTLMERGESTLDEIVKFSGLERLLVCDCLLSGIQHNYIVVKENYKHNPVPAPSDDVHARDIVIYKYSVLIGNILIRIRFSLYTLQARDKLGFYAENIISQLLLFGRANISTLLSYLVDPQRNKAEQTLAYLDAFKRLKDSKYIVQVMGNDSDSQSLLSKNPSENLDVWNRDVLNSTTQPPQKRKMSSRKTEKKSSPSSEPAAKRFKHSSSAEHVLSTAPEFFLYQEANAANDGANSQHLGQDTESINLNQLANSFHQLSTEPGFTDQQTPVSANVNLPSTMQNVQALMNLEKDESRWCVNYNRFNFEACKDACIQLVAQKIDISASEIIKEMFEINESSRLISEERLFNNLTNPERSEKNPATNQITKQCLKNYLDLMTRCSCDFLIQVQPSIFTINLSGIVQVLKQNMVESIILSKFDRDGLRIFRLLRIKKLLEQKQVSEMAMIPIKETRDCLYKMLSQNYVQLQEVPRTSDHRADKMFYLWNVRWDHVMNLQTCEIYKIMRNLRHRLRYTLQNHADLINKKKEEERIFSALGMYDKHYEILTPSERQTLEELTTIQERLEISLIHLDETLMTLIHF
- the LOC126319919 gene encoding WD repeat-containing protein 48-like, coding for MENSYARGVYSKNRISYSFPRKKNYHDENGNDLVGHCFGVNAIACDQERSIVYSAGRDTTIRAWNYKTLFEDTGDCIRDLGEWLCDSEGNDAGQVSQNIGFMNCFEYHNDWVNDISLLQRGTKLVSCSNDCNLIMAPLEFEGDSVKLKDRVSYIDISTDYVKKVKCFEKNGSINLFSMGFDRNIRYFQIPQSGDAISVHEMSVKYSPYSMAVEDRGSYYLIAVGGTESHITFYETRTEKKIRRLKGNTDNIKALLLDQEKDQCISGTSGGFVNVWDFRSEGNKPIKTLRIHEDSVWCFSRIPQDLLGTKNFAPDSPLSAPESSSWLVSGGRDGKIFLTELEKNVNILFCRDLPPVLSLLPLSERGGSSAPVLSIWASTSEANVFNWMLQPQEKGVESYSAPLDLEPPPSVRPDYFSAFCEVNDVLCVQEPESMRPVLTKEEARVKTPSSSYIVDYHILNDKRHILTKDSDNRVHLWNVLSATVEKDYGKACVETVLEELNRKVYVPSWFTVEKKAGSLNIVLNPADFLNSHVSLMDLGIRTKGGVSLGLETLRSLFRTRIGGQTAAHLNSSAGSRSSSTADQGSQSFKIHSLSSFSSAHYVSSSKHEQDAEEAMSSSAMYEESTHFTEENDSYLSESYSDTAHLQVYGEQLSGEKSNSVVHLGGYLKPYCNQLNSVFNVSPLSYITCTSGLKCILRCRVGDAFKYEVPGWVHSLFTAQPQSTVIPLSLMRVEKVNEKLMPYCGGFSKKEDNAEGTFKLCDLRDSLADQIDVPASSIEFYCGNAHLADMEMDIQSVKYYHGNPRSDKLVISYLCG